In Paenibacillus sp. FSL R7-0345, a single window of DNA contains:
- the msrA gene encoding peptide-methionine (S)-S-oxide reductase MsrA gives MNELQQAGQRLELATFAGGCFWCMVKPFDELPGIVSVVSGYTGGHTENPTYTEVGTETTGHIEAVQITFDPGLFPYRRLLDLYWQLIDPTDRGGQFMDRGHSYKTAIFVHSAEQQAEAEASKAALQAEKRFKGPVVTEILPAAAFYPAEAEHQDYYKSHPLDYKLYLKGSGRDDFLQRHWQRHKDEDQLRSRLTALQYEVVRNKGTEPAYDNAYWDEHRDGIYTDVLNGDPLFSSLDKFDSGTGWPSFTAPLEPGLIRREADLSGGTARTVLRSRLSGAYLGQLLYDGPEPSKLHYRVNSAALRLVPLQELAVNGLERYKTLFAAGNAGRE, from the coding sequence ATGAATGAATTACAGCAAGCAGGGCAGCGGCTGGAGCTCGCCACCTTCGCCGGCGGCTGCTTCTGGTGTATGGTCAAGCCGTTTGACGAGCTGCCGGGGATTGTTTCTGTGGTGTCAGGCTATACCGGCGGGCATACAGAGAACCCGACTTATACCGAGGTCGGAACGGAGACGACGGGGCATATAGAAGCGGTACAGATTACCTTTGACCCGGGGCTGTTTCCTTACCGGCGGCTCTTGGATCTTTATTGGCAGCTGATTGATCCGACAGACCGCGGCGGCCAGTTTATGGACCGCGGGCATTCCTACAAGACGGCTATCTTTGTGCACAGTGCGGAGCAGCAGGCGGAGGCGGAGGCTTCCAAGGCTGCACTTCAGGCAGAAAAAAGATTCAAGGGACCGGTTGTAACGGAGATTCTGCCGGCGGCAGCGTTCTATCCGGCTGAAGCGGAGCATCAGGATTACTATAAGTCGCATCCGCTGGATTACAAGCTGTATCTCAAAGGCTCGGGCCGGGATGATTTTCTGCAGCGGCACTGGCAAAGACACAAAGATGAGGATCAGCTGCGTTCCCGGCTGACAGCTCTGCAATACGAAGTTGTCCGGAACAAGGGTACAGAGCCGGCGTATGACAATGCATATTGGGATGAACACCGTGATGGCATCTATACCGATGTGCTGAATGGTGATCCGCTGTTTAGCTCACTGGACAAATTCGATTCCGGCACCGGCTGGCCGTCCTTCACTGCACCGCTTGAGCCGGGGCTGATCCGCCGTGAGGCAGACTTAAGCGGCGGGACAGCGCGGACTGTGCTGCGGAGCAGGTTAAGCGGAGCATATCTTGGACAGCTGCTGTATGACGGCCCGGAGCCCTCGAAGCTTCACTACCGGGTCAATTCGGCAGCGCTGCGTCTTGTCCCTCTGCAAGAGCTTGCAGTGAACGGGCTGGAGCGTTACAAGACATTGTTTGCGGCAGGCAATGCCGGCCGTGAATAA
- the groES gene encoding co-chaperone GroES, translated as MIRPLGERVLVEASEQQETTSFGIVLPDSSKEKPQEGKIIAVGSGALKDGVRVPLEVKEGDRVIFSKYAGTEIKYEGKEYLIMKESDIHAILD; from the coding sequence ATGATCAGACCATTAGGTGAACGCGTATTGGTAGAAGCAAGCGAGCAACAGGAAACCACTTCTTTCGGTATCGTGCTTCCGGACTCTTCCAAAGAGAAACCGCAGGAAGGCAAAATTATCGCAGTAGGTAGCGGAGCTCTGAAAGACGGAGTGCGTGTACCGCTGGAAGTTAAAGAAGGCGACCGCGTGATCTTCTCGAAATATGCCGGAACCGAAATCAAATACGAAGGCAAAGAATATTTGATTATGAAAGAAAGCGACATTCACGCGATTCTTGACTAA
- a CDS encoding ATP-binding protein, producing MTGREQEISVLRVTIENLSEQLIAGKHREEQALSEFSAMNNELITMHRLLAKNNAELKALKEEAETASRAKSLFLATVSHEIRTPMNGILGITELLETEAGTEEQQNQLQVIRESAQYLLQMIRNLLDFSKIEAGKMEINRVPFRIQELIEHALRLLSPASAKRENSLTYRILNGVADQLEGDSPKILQVLINLLGNAVKFTQNGKVEVTVSLAAGDEASQRLRFEVRDEGIGISPEDQASLFRPYSQVSRDAELSAEGTGLGLSICKSMVELMGGTISAESMPGTGSVFRFELTLDKRASLPETKPASGPGLPESRFSTLPVLVAEDNGLNSTVLLRQLQKLGVTNIHLVGNGQEAVEAWQQQEYGLILMDSRLPVMNGQEAVRSIRQLESSMARPRVPIIGVTGEEGEESRSQFIQAGLDDWTVKPLSLQTLGRLLVKWYSTEPYIPILQEDTLSGIREMDGEDEPELLRMLVAIFKKDTPQRLAALKEAAARQDLPEIAAAAHSLKSGSLSIGAQYFAHLCAGVERHARAGEYDHTVQLLPKLEPAYDEACRELDKLL from the coding sequence ATGACCGGCAGAGAACAGGAAATCAGCGTTCTGAGAGTAACGATCGAGAATCTTTCAGAACAGTTAATTGCAGGCAAACACCGGGAAGAACAGGCTTTGTCCGAGTTTTCTGCCATGAACAATGAACTGATTACGATGCACCGGCTACTTGCCAAGAATAATGCCGAGCTTAAAGCGCTGAAAGAGGAAGCGGAAACTGCGAGCAGGGCAAAAAGCCTGTTTCTGGCAACCGTTAGCCATGAAATCCGGACACCGATGAACGGGATCTTGGGCATAACCGAGCTGCTTGAGACAGAAGCCGGTACGGAAGAACAGCAGAATCAACTGCAGGTAATTCGTGAATCAGCACAATATTTGCTGCAGATGATCCGCAATTTGCTCGATTTCTCCAAAATTGAAGCCGGAAAAATGGAAATCAACAGAGTACCCTTCCGCATACAGGAGCTGATTGAGCATGCGTTAAGGCTGCTCTCACCTGCATCGGCAAAGCGTGAAAATAGCCTAACCTACCGGATTCTGAACGGGGTTGCGGATCAGCTGGAAGGAGACTCACCCAAGATTTTGCAGGTGCTCATTAATCTGCTGGGCAATGCGGTGAAGTTTACACAGAACGGGAAAGTTGAGGTTACAGTGAGTCTGGCCGCCGGGGATGAAGCCAGCCAGCGTCTGCGCTTTGAAGTCCGGGATGAGGGGATTGGCATATCGCCTGAAGATCAGGCATCCCTGTTCCGCCCGTATTCACAGGTAAGCCGTGATGCAGAGTTGTCTGCTGAGGGAACCGGGCTCGGTTTGTCCATCTGCAAGTCCATGGTGGAGCTGATGGGCGGGACGATTTCGGCCGAAAGTATGCCCGGAACGGGCTCGGTATTCCGTTTTGAGCTTACGCTGGACAAGCGGGCCAGTCTTCCGGAAACGAAGCCGGCCAGCGGGCCGGGCTTGCCGGAGAGCAGATTCAGCACGCTGCCGGTGCTGGTTGCCGAGGACAACGGACTGAACAGCACCGTGCTGCTGCGGCAGCTGCAGAAGCTGGGTGTAACCAACATCCATCTGGTCGGTAACGGCCAGGAGGCTGTGGAAGCCTGGCAGCAGCAGGAATATGGACTTATTCTGATGGATAGCAGGCTTCCGGTCATGAACGGCCAGGAGGCGGTCCGCTCCATCCGCCAGCTGGAATCCTCCATGGCAAGGCCGCGGGTTCCGATCATCGGCGTGACCGGGGAGGAAGGTGAGGAGAGCCGCTCGCAATTCATCCAGGCAGGACTTGATGACTGGACGGTCAAGCCGCTGAGCCTGCAGACACTGGGCAGGCTGCTGGTGAAATGGTACAGCACGGAGCCGTACATTCCTATCCTGCAGGAGGACACGCTGTCCGGCATCCGGGAGATGGACGGGGAAGACGAGCCTGAGCTGCTGCGCATGCTGGTTGCGATTTTCAAGAAGGATACTCCGCAGCGCCTGGCTGCCCTGAAGGAAGCTGCAGCCAGGCAGGACCTGCCGGAAATAGCGGCAGCAGCCCACAGCCTGAAATCAGGCAGCCTGAGCATTGGAGCGCAGTATTTCGCCCATCTGTGCGCCGGGGTGGAGCGCCATGCCAGAGCCGGGGAGTACGATCATACTGTTCAGCTGCTGCCGAAGCTGGAGCCGGCATATGATGAAGCTTGCCGGGAGCTGGATAAGCTGCTGTAG
- a CDS encoding MogA/MoaB family molybdenum cofactor biosynthesis protein, with translation MAWKTAILTASDKGSRGEREDTSAQVIRELVEEELGGEIIEVRIVPDEQDEIIAALIELTDYFKADLVLTTGGTELAIRDVTPEATRRVIEREVPGMSEAMRSIVMQKNRAVMLFRGICGIRGRTLIVNLPGTPKGVHENLAAIMDQLPEALLMVTGQYRQ, from the coding sequence ATGGCGTGGAAAACAGCAATCCTGACGGCAAGTGATAAAGGGTCCAGGGGCGAGCGGGAAGATACGAGCGCCCAGGTTATCCGCGAGCTGGTGGAAGAGGAGCTCGGCGGTGAGATTATCGAGGTCAGAATTGTACCCGATGAGCAGGATGAGATTATTGCCGCTCTGATCGAGCTTACCGACTACTTTAAGGCGGATCTTGTACTTACGACAGGCGGAACCGAACTGGCTATCCGCGATGTCACACCGGAGGCGACCCGGCGGGTAATTGAACGGGAGGTGCCCGGAATGTCTGAAGCGATGAGAAGCATAGTTATGCAAAAAAACCGGGCAGTCATGCTTTTCCGCGGCATTTGCGGAATCCGCGGACGGACGCTGATTGTCAATCTGCCGGGCACGCCGAAGGGTGTGCATGAGAATCTGGCGGCCATCATGGATCAGCTGCCGGAGGCGCTGCTTATGGTAACGGGACAATACCGCCAGTAG
- a CDS encoding cobalamin-dependent protein (Presence of a B(12) (cobalamin)-binding domain implies dependence on cobalamin itself, in one of its several forms, or in some unusual lineages, dependence on a cobalamin-like analog.), with protein sequence MYTNQQNAGERLKMIAEQLAEDVTLRQYERQPDLRQRFGPSGIARTRQDSLYHLRYLAQSVSLESPLLFINYIIWLKVLLMQYKITAEDLRINLELMKDAISTKVKPPDRELILSYLDMGMYHMRGEESVPSFLQPDRPYFREAEQYLGLLLEGQRRQAAEFIMKLYDDSIPVQDIYLHIFQQSQYEIGRLWQLGQITIAQEHFCTACTQSIISQLYPRWLQTQSGRKRLVATGVGEELHEIGLRMLTDFFEMEDWNTFYLGSNMPVESLIRYLMEQPADLLAVSVTMTFHVSEVARLIEKIRSIRELDGLKIIVGGMPFNIDGDLWKKVGADGYAPDAGTALEVAAQLVPDTRCREN encoded by the coding sequence ATGTATACTAATCAGCAAAATGCAGGAGAACGCCTTAAAATGATAGCCGAGCAGCTTGCAGAAGACGTTACTTTGCGTCAATACGAACGTCAGCCTGATTTAAGGCAGCGCTTTGGTCCTTCCGGGATTGCACGAACCAGACAGGACTCCCTATATCATTTGCGGTACCTTGCACAAAGCGTGTCGCTGGAAAGTCCGCTTTTGTTCATTAATTATATTATCTGGCTTAAAGTACTGCTCATGCAGTATAAAATTACGGCTGAGGATCTGCGGATCAATCTGGAATTGATGAAGGATGCCATCAGCACAAAGGTGAAGCCGCCGGATCGAGAGCTGATCCTGAGCTACCTGGATATGGGCATGTATCATATGCGCGGTGAGGAAAGTGTACCTTCGTTTTTGCAGCCGGACAGGCCGTATTTCCGGGAAGCGGAGCAGTACCTCGGGCTGCTGCTGGAGGGGCAGCGGCGTCAGGCTGCAGAATTCATAATGAAATTATACGATGACAGCATACCTGTCCAGGATATTTATCTGCACATCTTCCAGCAGAGCCAGTATGAAATCGGGCGGCTGTGGCAGCTTGGACAAATTACAATAGCCCAGGAGCATTTTTGTACAGCATGCACCCAGAGTATTATCTCCCAGCTCTACCCCCGCTGGCTTCAGACGCAGAGCGGCCGCAAAAGGCTGGTGGCAACCGGTGTGGGAGAAGAGCTGCATGAAATCGGCCTGCGGATGCTGACTGATTTTTTTGAAATGGAGGACTGGAATACCTTCTATTTAGGCTCAAACATGCCTGTGGAAAGCCTGATCCGCTATCTGATGGAGCAGCCTGCCGATCTGCTGGCCGTTTCGGTTACAATGACCTTTCATGTGTCAGAGGTAGCCCGGCTGATAGAGAAGATCCGCAGTATTAGGGAGCTGGACGGGCTGAAAATTATAGTCGGCGGAATGCCGTTTAATATAGACGGAGATTTATGGAAAAAGGTTGGCGCAGACGGGTACGCCCCCGATGCCGGGACTGCGCTTGAGGTTGCGGCACAGCTTGTTCCGGATACCCGGTGCCGGGAGAACTGA
- the hutH gene encoding histidine ammonia-lyase: MPGKNSTAVIVRGHSLTLEEVVKVARYHHPVELGEESCRKVERTRKYVERLLLEKKVVYGLTTGFGKFSDTYISPDDTQQLQLNLIRSHSCGIGAPLPEETVRAILLLRINALSLGYSGIRLEVISLMAAMLNRGVVPVIPEKGSLGASGDLAPLSHMALVLIGEGEADYQGIRLPGAEALVQAGLAPIVLEAKEGLALINGTQVMTAVGVLACWDAMRLADWADCTAALTCEALLAVRDAFDPAAHAVRPHKGQQQSAGNIRHMTAGSTLMTNQGERRVQDAYSLRCAPQVHGASRDALAYIAGRLTTEMNSATDNPLIFADDERVISGGNFHGQPVALPMDHLAVCAAELASIAERRIERLVNPQLNEGLPPFLTENGGLQSGFMIAQYTAAALVSENKSHAHPASVDSIPSSGNQEDHVSMGTIAARKARQIVDNAYGVLAVELLCAAQAAEFRGPQQLGRGTKWLYDRCRELAAPLTEDRVLSGDFAAVAEWMKQPGVLDRLFARVTFGSCAE; this comes from the coding sequence ATGCCGGGAAAAAATAGTACTGCAGTAATTGTCCGCGGCCATTCGCTGACACTGGAGGAAGTGGTTAAGGTAGCACGTTATCACCATCCGGTGGAGCTGGGGGAGGAGAGCTGCCGGAAGGTGGAGCGGACCCGCAAATATGTGGAGAGGCTGCTGCTGGAGAAAAAAGTGGTATATGGCCTGACTACAGGCTTTGGCAAGTTCAGCGATACGTACATCTCCCCTGACGATACGCAGCAGCTGCAGCTTAATCTGATCCGCAGTCACAGCTGCGGAATCGGAGCGCCGCTTCCGGAGGAAACGGTCCGGGCTATCCTGCTGCTGCGGATTAATGCCCTGTCCCTTGGCTATTCCGGCATCCGCCTGGAGGTGATCTCGCTGATGGCCGCCATGCTGAACCGGGGAGTCGTACCGGTGATCCCGGAAAAGGGCTCGCTTGGCGCCAGCGGCGACCTGGCCCCGCTGTCGCATATGGCGCTGGTTCTGATCGGCGAAGGCGAAGCGGATTATCAGGGCATCCGCCTGCCGGGGGCAGAGGCGCTGGTGCAGGCCGGACTTGCGCCGATTGTCCTTGAGGCGAAGGAAGGGCTGGCCCTGATCAATGGCACACAGGTCATGACGGCGGTTGGCGTCCTGGCCTGCTGGGATGCCATGCGTCTGGCGGACTGGGCGGACTGCACGGCAGCGCTGACCTGTGAAGCGCTGCTGGCGGTGCGGGACGCCTTTGATCCGGCGGCCCATGCTGTCCGGCCGCATAAAGGCCAGCAGCAGTCAGCAGGCAACATCCGGCACATGACCGCAGGCAGTACCCTGATGACTAATCAGGGGGAGCGGCGGGTGCAGGATGCCTATTCGCTGCGCTGCGCACCTCAGGTGCACGGGGCGAGCCGCGATGCGCTGGCATATATCGCCGGGAGGCTGACCACCGAGATGAACTCGGCCACGGATAATCCGCTTATCTTCGCTGATGATGAGCGGGTCATCTCCGGCGGGAATTTCCACGGCCAGCCGGTTGCGCTGCCGATGGACCATCTGGCTGTCTGTGCGGCAGAGCTGGCCAGCATTGCCGAGCGGAGGATCGAGCGGCTGGTGAATCCGCAGCTGAATGAAGGATTGCCGCCGTTTTTGACTGAAAACGGCGGACTGCAGTCCGGCTTCATGATCGCCCAGTATACAGCTGCCGCTCTTGTATCGGAGAACAAGTCACACGCCCATCCGGCCAGCGTGGACTCCATACCGTCCTCCGGCAATCAGGAGGACCATGTCAGCATGGGCACCATCGCCGCCCGCAAAGCGCGGCAAATCGTCGATAATGCATATGGCGTGCTGGCGGTTGAGCTGCTGTGCGCGGCGCAGGCCGCAGAGTTCCGCGGTCCGCAGCAGCTGGGCAGGGGAACGAAGTGGCTGTATGACCGCTGCCGTGAGCTGGCGGCCCCGTTGACGGAAGACCGGGTGCTTTCCGGAGATTTTGCAGCTGTTGCAGAGTGGATGAAGCAGCCGGGCGTACTGGACAGATTGTTTGCCCGGGTAACTTTTGGCTCCTGCGCGGAGTGA
- a CDS encoding 5-formyltetrahydrofolate cyclo-ligase: protein MTGQSARPADWKRELRAAAAAARSILPEDQRVRLSSLVCRHAAERLAGEDVKTLLAYVPFRSELDSRPLIDGAWAAGCTVLLPRVIQATGMMSLHPVNSWKELAPGAYGILEPAAASADSEGRLPRPDIIFVPGLAFDRRGGRLGYGRGYYDRLRARLDAEAPLQGRDPLWIGLAFGRQIVEEVPMDDHDAYMDMVITEDGVMDCRRERQHGI from the coding sequence ATGACAGGCCAAAGTGCCCGGCCCGCTGATTGGAAACGGGAGCTGCGTGCAGCGGCTGCCGCTGCACGCAGCATACTGCCGGAGGACCAGAGAGTGCGGCTGTCTTCTCTGGTCTGCAGGCATGCAGCGGAACGGCTGGCTGGGGAAGATGTGAAGACACTGCTTGCCTATGTCCCTTTCCGTTCGGAGCTGGACAGCCGTCCGCTGATTGACGGCGCCTGGGCAGCGGGCTGCACTGTACTGCTGCCCCGTGTGATACAAGCCACAGGAATGATGAGCCTGCATCCGGTAAACTCTTGGAAGGAGCTTGCACCGGGAGCATACGGCATACTGGAGCCTGCAGCTGCTTCCGCAGACAGTGAGGGGCGGCTGCCCCGGCCGGATATTATATTCGTACCCGGACTGGCCTTTGACCGGCGGGGCGGACGGCTGGGCTACGGACGCGGATATTACGACCGTCTGCGGGCCAGACTGGACGCTGAGGCTCCGCTGCAAGGAAGGGATCCGTTATGGATTGGTCTGGCTTTCGGCCGGCAGATCGTTGAGGAAGTGCCCATGGATGATCATGACGCTTACATGGACATGGTAATTACGGAAGACGGCGTCATGGATTGCCGGAGGGAGAGACAGCATGGAATTTAG
- the groL gene encoding chaperonin GroEL (60 kDa chaperone family; promotes refolding of misfolded polypeptides especially under stressful conditions; forms two stacked rings of heptamers to form a barrel-shaped 14mer; ends can be capped by GroES; misfolded proteins enter the barrel where they are refolded when GroES binds), translating to MAKEIKFSEDARRSMLRGVDALANAVKVTLGPKGRNVVLEKKFGSPLITNDGVTIAKEIELEDAFENMGAQLVKEVATKTNDVAGDGTTTATVLAQAMIREGLKNVTAGANPMVIRKGIDKAVKAAVAELQNIAKPIEDSQAIAQVAAISAADDEVGQLIAEAMEKVGKDGVITVEESRGFLTELEVVEGMQFDRGYISPYMITDTDKMEAVLDNPYILITDKKISSTQEILPLLEKIVQQARPLVIIAEDIEGEAQAMLIVNKLRGTFNAVAVKAPGFGDRREAMLQDIAALTGGQVITEKLGLDLKSTSIDQLGNARQVRVTKENTTIVDGSGDKADINARVSQIRSQLEETTSEFDKEKLQERLAKLAGGVAVVKVGAATETELKERKLRIEDALNATRAAVEEGIVSGGGTALVNVYNAVAAVDVTGDEKTGVNIVLRALEEPIRTIAANAGEEGSVIVDRLKKEEVGIGYNAATGEWVNMFEAGIVDPAKVTRSALQNAASVAAMFLTTEAVIADKPEPEKGGGMPDMGGMGGMGGMM from the coding sequence ATGGCAAAAGAAATTAAATTCAGTGAAGACGCCCGCCGCTCGATGCTCCGCGGGGTTGATGCTCTGGCTAATGCAGTAAAAGTTACACTGGGTCCTAAAGGCCGTAACGTAGTTCTTGAGAAGAAATTCGGCAGCCCGCTGATCACTAACGACGGTGTAACCATTGCCAAAGAAATCGAACTGGAAGATGCTTTCGAGAACATGGGCGCACAGCTCGTTAAAGAAGTAGCTACCAAGACTAACGATGTAGCCGGTGACGGTACTACAACTGCAACCGTTCTGGCTCAGGCTATGATCCGCGAAGGTCTAAAGAACGTAACTGCAGGCGCTAACCCGATGGTTATCCGCAAAGGGATCGACAAAGCGGTTAAAGCTGCTGTCGCTGAACTGCAGAACATCGCTAAGCCAATCGAAGATTCCCAGGCTATCGCTCAGGTAGCAGCTATCTCTGCTGCTGATGACGAAGTAGGCCAGCTGATTGCTGAAGCTATGGAAAAAGTGGGCAAGGACGGCGTTATCACCGTTGAAGAATCCCGCGGTTTCCTGACTGAGCTTGAAGTGGTTGAAGGTATGCAGTTCGACCGCGGCTACATTTCCCCGTACATGATTACTGATACGGACAAAATGGAAGCTGTTCTGGACAACCCGTACATCCTGATCACTGACAAGAAGATCAGCAGCACACAGGAAATTCTGCCGTTGCTTGAGAAGATCGTACAGCAGGCCCGTCCGCTCGTGATCATCGCTGAAGATATCGAAGGCGAAGCACAAGCTATGCTGATCGTGAACAAACTGCGCGGAACCTTCAACGCTGTTGCTGTTAAAGCTCCTGGCTTCGGCGACCGCCGTGAAGCTATGCTGCAGGACATCGCTGCCCTGACTGGCGGCCAAGTGATCACTGAGAAGCTCGGTCTTGACCTGAAGAGCACTTCCATTGATCAGCTGGGTAACGCACGTCAAGTGCGCGTAACCAAAGAAAACACTACAATCGTTGACGGCAGCGGCGACAAAGCGGACATCAATGCCCGCGTTAGCCAAATCCGTTCCCAGCTGGAAGAAACCACTTCCGAGTTCGACAAAGAAAAACTGCAGGAGCGTCTGGCTAAACTGGCTGGCGGCGTAGCCGTAGTCAAAGTCGGAGCAGCAACTGAAACAGAACTGAAAGAGCGCAAGCTGCGCATCGAAGACGCCCTGAACGCAACCCGCGCTGCGGTTGAAGAAGGTATCGTATCCGGTGGTGGTACAGCTCTTGTGAACGTATATAATGCAGTAGCAGCAGTAGATGTAACCGGCGACGAAAAAACCGGCGTTAACATCGTTCTGCGCGCTCTGGAAGAGCCGATCCGCACAATCGCTGCGAATGCCGGCGAAGAAGGTTCCGTTATCGTGGACCGTCTGAAGAAAGAAGAAGTAGGCATCGGCTACAACGCTGCAACCGGCGAATGGGTGAACATGTTCGAAGCCGGAATCGTTGACCCTGCCAAGGTAACACGCTCCGCGCTGCAGAATGCTGCATCCGTAGCAGCTATGTTCCTGACTACCGAAGCTGTCATCGCTGACAAGCCAGAGCCTGAAAAAGGCGGCGGCATGCCAGATATGGGCGGCATGGGCGGTATGGGCGGCATGATGTAA
- the moaC gene encoding cyclic pyranopterin monophosphate synthase MoaC — MEFSHFNEQGRARMVDVSDKEITKRSASAKSKVIMNPGTLEAIRSGRVSKGDVLAVAQVAGIMAAKQTSDWIPMCHPLPLTGIDISFSDNSKDELYIEATVKTTGKTGVEMEALTAVSAAALTVYDMCKALQKDMVIGPTMLVSKSGGKNGDYELEA; from the coding sequence ATGGAATTTAGCCATTTTAATGAGCAGGGCCGGGCACGGATGGTGGATGTCAGCGATAAGGAGATCACCAAGCGGTCAGCATCTGCGAAGAGCAAGGTAATAATGAATCCTGGAACGCTTGAGGCCATCAGGTCCGGAAGAGTCAGCAAAGGGGATGTTCTGGCAGTTGCGCAGGTAGCCGGAATCATGGCTGCCAAGCAGACATCGGACTGGATTCCCATGTGCCATCCGCTGCCGCTGACCGGAATTGATATCAGCTTCTCGGATAACAGCAAAGATGAACTTTATATAGAAGCAACCGTGAAGACGACCGGAAAGACCGGAGTGGAGATGGAGGCGCTGACAGCCGTTTCGGCAGCGGCGCTGACTGTCTATGACATGTGCAAGGCGCTGCAGAAGGATATGGTTATCGGACCTACGATGCTTGTCTCCAAGAGCGGCGGAAAGAACGGGGATTACGAGCTGGAAGCTTAA
- the tatA gene encoding twin-arginine translocase TatA/TatE family subunit, with protein sequence MNGIGAPGIILLVILALLLFGPNKLPELGRAVGRTFREFKDGAREIINEPEQAKRSEAPAPPAPQTLAADLPQDRKLPE encoded by the coding sequence CTGAATGGTATTGGTGCTCCCGGAATTATTTTACTGGTGATCCTGGCGCTGCTGCTTTTTGGCCCGAATAAGCTTCCTGAGCTTGGCCGGGCGGTCGGACGCACCTTCCGTGAATTCAAGGACGGGGCGCGTGAAATTATCAATGAGCCGGAACAGGCCAAGCGCAGTGAAGCTCCTGCTCCGCCGGCCCCGCAGACATTAGCTGCAGATCTTCCGCAGGACCGGAAGCTGCCGGAATAA
- the tatC gene encoding twin-arginine translocase subunit TatC: MSLEAEEMSVVDHLTELRRRIIYVLIVFTAGLIGGLFVAKPVYLYLINADQAQGFVLHAFSFWDGIGMYMKIAMAVSLAVSLPFIVYQLWAFISPGLRQEERSAALRYVPYVAVLFILGLLFAYYIVFPMALSFTITITRSMGLEETYGITEYFSFMFSLCIPLALLFELPLIVMFLTKLRILNPLRLRRMRRYAYFALVFIAVVITPPDFISDFLVTIPLLVLYEFSVFLSALVYRRQLAEDAAREARYVKQEDH, encoded by the coding sequence ATGTCTCTGGAAGCGGAAGAAATGTCAGTGGTTGATCATCTCACCGAGCTGCGCAGAAGAATTATCTATGTGCTGATTGTGTTCACTGCCGGCTTAATCGGTGGATTGTTTGTGGCTAAACCGGTGTACCTGTATCTGATTAATGCTGATCAGGCCCAGGGCTTTGTACTGCATGCCTTTTCCTTCTGGGACGGCATCGGGATGTATATGAAGATAGCTATGGCTGTCTCGCTGGCCGTCTCCCTGCCGTTCATTGTGTATCAGCTGTGGGCGTTCATCAGCCCGGGGCTGCGGCAGGAGGAGCGGAGTGCGGCGCTGCGATATGTGCCTTATGTTGCCGTTTTGTTTATACTCGGCCTCTTATTCGCTTACTACATTGTATTTCCTATGGCTTTGTCCTTTACCATCACGATTACCCGGAGCATGGGGCTGGAGGAGACGTACGGAATTACCGAGTACTTCAGCTTTATGTTCAGCCTGTGCATTCCGTTGGCGCTGCTGTTTGAGCTGCCGCTGATTGTGATGTTCTTGACCAAGCTGCGGATTCTGAATCCGCTGCGGCTGCGCCGGATGCGGCGTTATGCTTATTTTGCGCTTGTGTTTATTGCCGTTGTTATTACGCCGCCGGACTTTATCTCGGATTTTCTCGTTACGATCCCGCTGCTTGTCCTATATGAGTTCAGTGTGTTTCTGTCGGCGCTGGTCTACCGCAGACAGCTGGCAGAGGATGCGGCGCGGGAGGCGCGTTATGTGAAGCAGGAAGATCACTGA